One Pseudorasbora parva isolate DD20220531a chromosome 4, ASM2467924v1, whole genome shotgun sequence genomic region harbors:
- the LOC137074016 gene encoding uncharacterized protein — protein sequence MSSSPVIVTCTACYMFSISISVGEQGFTCDKCKELIRLTEKISDLETRIQALCESSENVTALDTALDATSLVNTHCLVPAEPAQQGWVTMRKHSRGSKNHSSVPIRTSNRFSPLSDAPTEDPVESALVIGDSITRNVKIETPATIVTCLPGARAPDIKANLKVLAKANRKFSKIIIHVGTNDVRLRQSEITKINIKEVCKLASTMSKVVYFSGPLPAKRSDEIVSRLSSLNGWLSKWCLQNNIGFIDNWKSFWGRPDLLKMDGIHPSWAGAALLSSNLAHSLRAKP from the coding sequence atgtcttcttctcctgtcattgtcacttgcactgcatgctacatgtttagcatatctatctccgttggcgaacagggcttcacatgtgataaatgtaaggaattaatcaggctgacggagaagatttcagatttagagacacgcatccaagctttatgtgagagtagtgagaatgtaacagctttagatactgctttggatgcgactagcttagtgaacactcattgtttggttccggctgagcccgcgcagcagggctgggtgacgatgagaaagcatagtcgcggatcaaaaaaccactcttccgttccgattagaacatcaaacaggttctccccactcagtgacgcacccactgaggatcctgttgaaagtgccctagttattggcgattctattacacggaatgtgaaaatagagacaccagccaccatagtcacatgtttaccgggagccagagcgcctgacatcaaagcaaatttaaaagtgctggctaaagctaatcgtaaattctctaagattattattcacgttggcactaatgatgttcgacttcgccagtcggagatcaccaaaattaacattaaagaggtgtgtaaactcgcaagtacgatgtcaaaagTCGTATATTTCTCTGGTCCTCTCCCcgcgaaaaggagtgatgaaatagttagcagattatcatcactcaatggctggttgtctaagtggtgtctgcaaaataacatagggttcatagacaattggaaaagtttttggggcagacctgacctgttgaagatggacggcattcatccctcctgggctggtgctgctcttctctctagtaatttggcacatagtcttagagctaaaccttga